From the genome of Papaver somniferum cultivar HN1 chromosome 2, ASM357369v1, whole genome shotgun sequence, one region includes:
- the LOC113352013 gene encoding S-norcoclaurine synthase 2-like, with the protein MLSSELEVAAPAEFVWAVFSSKEVPKLVPKLLPNAFEKVELLEGDGGLGTVIDIVFPLGHVPLSYKEKIVTVNNQERLKETQQIEGGYLDMGVTFFIESFQMIEKDADSCIIKSTVRYEVPDDLAPNLSHLISAEHLLTMAKVGAKYALSLRQ; encoded by the exons ATGCTTAGTAGCGAACTAGAGGTGGCAGCGCCAGCAGAATTTGTATGGGCTGTTTTCTCTTCTAAGGAAGTTCCTAAACTTGTTCCGAAATTGCTTCCAAATGCATTTGAGAAGGTAGAACTTCTTGAAGGTGATGGTGGTCTTGGAACCGTTATTGACATCGTATTTCCTCTAG GACATGTGCCATTGTCATACAAAGAAAAGATCGTGACAGTCAATAACCAAGAACGTCTTAAAGAGACACAACAGATCGAAGGAGGATATCTCGATATGGGTGTAACATTTTTCATCGAAAGTTTCCAGATGATAGAGAAAGATGCCGACTCATGCATAATCAAGTCCACCGTTAGATATGAAGTCCCTGATGATCTTGCTCCTAACCTTTCTCATCTCATTAGTGCTGAACATCTTCTTACCATGGCCAAGGTTGGAGCAAAATATGCTCTCAGTCTTAGGCAATAA